The Methanoplanus sp. FWC-SCC4 genome has a window encoding:
- the cas3 gene encoding CRISPR-associated helicase Cas3', protein MYYAHTTENANKSDWQTLKDHLESVAQISSGFADDFGSGRIAYAGGLLHDIGKYSGEFQNRLEGRRIRVDHSTAGAVEAKGLYNPSLSRILEYIIAGHHGGILNYGTPESGLECRIKNAVLHDYSAYKYEVEPPDLNSFNPTLVCSPTKPGFTISFYIRMLYSCLVDADSLDTERFANPEKSALRGKYESFESLFEKFENRMRDISLSCEDTPVNQSRNEIYQECRRKAELKPGIFTLSVPTGGGKTLSSMAFALLHLKKYDLKRIFYVIPYTSIIEQNAKVFREIFGSGNVLEHHSNYDPGKEGFEDVGDFNQEDMLKLSSENWDMPVVVTTNVQFFESLFSNKRSRCRKIHNLSGSVIILDEAQMLPTKYLKPCLSALSELVRNYGSTVVICTATQPKIGDFLDEDIQPVEIMESPKELYEHFRRVHVNNLGDISDEELSERITGHHQALCVVNTRKHARLLYQRITESEISKDDGSCFHLSAGMCPVHRREQLEKIRSLLKEGKPCRVISTQLIEAGVDVDFPFVYRARTGIDSIAQAAGRCNREGKRDLGEIFVFRSTEDYGKATSWQSRTAEIGEMIFREFEDPLSPEAVSEYFKKLYFNEGDEGLDKKKILLSLEKRVGECAFPFGDVSDDFRIIDENTKDIIIPFDDSARKAIKEIQKIGFPENYGRKLQGYSVSVYPHEFKALNESNALELIADRYYILTSESLYSEKTGLLRISSDEFNGALLIA, encoded by the coding sequence ATGTACTATGCACATACTACGGAAAATGCGAATAAAAGCGACTGGCAGACTCTAAAGGATCACCTCGAAAGTGTGGCACAGATTTCATCAGGATTTGCAGATGACTTTGGTTCAGGCAGGATTGCCTACGCAGGAGGACTCCTGCATGATATTGGAAAATATTCCGGGGAATTTCAAAACCGGCTTGAAGGGAGGAGAATAAGAGTTGATCATTCAACAGCAGGGGCAGTTGAGGCAAAGGGTCTTTATAATCCTTCATTAAGCAGGATTCTTGAATATATTATTGCGGGACATCACGGAGGTATCCTCAATTACGGAACCCCTGAAAGCGGTCTTGAATGCAGGATCAAAAACGCCGTCCTTCATGACTATTCCGCATACAAATATGAGGTTGAACCCCCTGATTTGAATTCTTTCAATCCAACGCTGGTATGTTCCCCTACAAAACCCGGGTTTACAATCTCATTTTATATCCGGATGCTATACTCCTGCCTTGTTGATGCGGATTCACTTGATACCGAGAGGTTTGCAAATCCTGAAAAATCAGCTTTAAGGGGGAAATATGAATCCTTTGAATCTCTTTTTGAAAAGTTTGAAAACCGGATGAGAGATATTTCATTGTCATGTGAGGATACGCCCGTAAACCAAAGCAGAAATGAGATTTATCAGGAGTGCAGAAGAAAGGCAGAACTTAAGCCCGGCATTTTTACGCTGAGTGTTCCGACCGGCGGCGGGAAAACCCTCTCATCAATGGCTTTTGCTCTATTGCATCTTAAAAAGTACGACCTTAAGAGAATTTTTTACGTAATTCCCTATACAAGCATCATCGAGCAGAATGCCAAAGTTTTCAGGGAAATATTCGGAAGCGGAAATGTCCTCGAACATCACAGCAATTATGATCCGGGAAAAGAGGGTTTTGAGGATGTCGGGGATTTTAATCAGGAGGATATGCTGAAACTATCATCTGAAAACTGGGATATGCCTGTTGTTGTGACAACCAATGTTCAGTTCTTTGAGTCTCTTTTTTCAAACAAAAGATCAAGGTGTCGAAAAATTCACAATCTTTCAGGGAGTGTTATCATTCTTGACGAGGCACAGATGCTTCCGACAAAATACCTAAAACCCTGCCTTTCTGCTTTATCGGAACTTGTCAGAAATTACGGATCGACGGTTGTTATCTGCACTGCAACGCAGCCGAAGATTGGGGATTTTCTGGATGAGGATATACAGCCGGTTGAGATTATGGAATCGCCAAAAGAGCTTTATGAGCATTTCAGGCGTGTTCATGTCAATAACCTTGGAGATATTTCTGATGAAGAGTTATCAGAGAGAATAACCGGCCATCATCAGGCTCTATGCGTTGTAAACACCAGAAAGCATGCCAGACTTCTTTATCAAAGAATAACTGAATCGGAAATATCTAAAGATGATGGCAGCTGTTTTCACCTGAGTGCAGGAATGTGTCCTGTGCACAGAAGAGAACAGCTTGAAAAAATTCGTTCTCTTTTAAAGGAAGGCAAACCGTGCAGGGTTATTTCGACACAGTTAATAGAGGCCGGTGTTGACGTCGATTTTCCTTTTGTTTACAGGGCCCGGACAGGCATCGATTCTATTGCACAGGCCGCAGGAAGATGCAACCGTGAAGGCAAAAGGGATTTAGGGGAGATTTTTGTATTCAGATCAACTGAGGATTACGGAAAAGCGACAAGCTGGCAGAGCAGAACGGCTGAGATTGGTGAGATGATATTCAGAGAGTTTGAAGATCCGCTATCGCCTGAAGCTGTCAGTGAATATTTCAAAAAATTATATTTTAATGAAGGAGATGAAGGGCTTGACAAAAAGAAGATACTGCTATCCCTTGAAAAAAGGGTAGGTGAATGTGCATTTCCATTTGGAGATGTCAGTGATGATTTCAGAATAATTGACGAAAACACGAAGGATATTATTATTCCTTTTGATGACAGCGCAAGAAAAGCAATCAAAGAGATCCAAAAGATTGGTTTTCCTGAAAATTATGGACGAAAACTTCAGGGATATAGTGTTTCGGTTTATCCGCATGAGTTTAAGGCTTTGAATGAATCAAATGCCCTGGAACTTATTGCAGACAGGTACTATATTCTTACATCTGAGTCCCTTTATTCAGAAAAAACCGGTCTGTTGAGGATTTCTTCCGATGAATTCAACGGAGCGCTTTTGATAGCTTAA
- the cas5c gene encoding type I-C CRISPR-associated protein Cas5c: protein MGYGIKLKVWGDYACFTRPEMKVERVSYDVMTPSAARGILEAIYWKPAISWKIDKIHVLNKISFDNIRRNEVLGKIPANKVKNAIKGGDVSLYQDSNDDRVQRASLVLRDVCYCIEAHFEMTDKAGPDDTEKKHYNIALRRMKRGQCFHQPYFGCREFPVSFEFIEGDVPDSYYSGEKGGEKDLGFMLHDIDFEDENKAVFFRASMTDGEIDVNKCLCYGGLS, encoded by the coding sequence TTGGGTTATGGAATTAAACTAAAAGTATGGGGCGATTACGCCTGTTTTACACGGCCTGAGATGAAAGTCGAACGGGTGAGTTATGATGTAATGACTCCTTCGGCTGCAAGGGGCATTTTGGAGGCAATTTACTGGAAGCCTGCAATCTCTTGGAAGATTGACAAGATTCATGTGCTGAATAAAATCAGCTTTGACAATATCAGGAGAAACGAGGTTCTTGGGAAAATTCCGGCGAACAAGGTCAAAAATGCAATTAAAGGCGGGGATGTTTCCCTTTATCAGGATTCAAATGATGACAGAGTTCAGCGTGCATCGCTTGTTTTACGTGATGTCTGCTACTGCATTGAGGCACATTTTGAAATGACTGATAAGGCAGGTCCTGATGATACCGAAAAGAAGCACTACAATATTGCTCTTCGGAGAATGAAGAGAGGTCAGTGCTTTCATCAGCCGTATTTCGGCTGCCGTGAGTTTCCTGTCTCATTTGAATTTATTGAAGGTGATGTTCCTGATTCCTATTATTCCGGTGAAAAAGGTGGTGAGAAGGATCTTGGGTTTATGCTGCATGACATAGACTTTGAAGATGAGAACAAAGCTGTATTTTTCAGGGCAAGTATGACTGACGGGGAGATTGATGTGAACAAATGTCTCTGTTACGGAGGTCTGTCGTGA